Proteins found in one Paenibacillus dendritiformis genomic segment:
- a CDS encoding ABC transporter substrate-binding protein: MRQKWKAAILLLIVITLLGGCFAEKPALEELGADGEGKIKVLYYDEGYFYREYGNTFNAKYPNIEFEVITTLSIQKDMKENGTTYEEEYLKLVEKHKPDVIMVGSASFEKLAREGKLYNLDPVIEQDSFDLDGYLPGLIDMLREPGGGSLYGLAPNFNTSVVYYNADLFREHHIDPPRNQMSWTELLELSSRFAGLGSGDDRIYGLSDEYGFADDLLFTLARSSSLRVLDAKGEKINFNTESWKEALEVTANAILGHTVYTVPLKPIGEGTILHSQTEQFFQGKLAMMIGSSSLIGDLRNRSKDKNGTEVNWSFVTAPVDPAAPEESGFAYVYDIYAIAADSPNTRATWEFVKYMNGPEMAKAKSRSFRGDLPTRVDYMKEVDGKSMEPFYMLRPKALSAHLWRGLDREFMSGFRTKFSNLVLKELKEMVENGKSAEEAAAAIEIEGNALLKQAREAVKAEKEKAGKK, translated from the coding sequence TTGAGACAGAAATGGAAAGCAGCCATTCTGCTGCTGATTGTGATTACTTTGCTCGGGGGCTGCTTTGCCGAGAAGCCGGCGCTTGAAGAGCTGGGGGCGGATGGTGAAGGTAAAATTAAAGTGCTCTATTATGATGAGGGCTACTTTTATAGGGAATATGGAAACACCTTCAATGCGAAGTATCCCAATATTGAATTCGAAGTCATTACCACCCTCTCCATCCAAAAGGATATGAAAGAAAACGGAACGACCTATGAGGAAGAGTATCTCAAATTGGTGGAGAAACATAAGCCGGATGTCATTATGGTCGGTTCGGCCAGCTTCGAGAAGCTGGCGCGGGAGGGCAAGCTGTACAATCTGGATCCGGTGATTGAGCAGGACAGCTTCGATCTTGACGGATATTTGCCCGGGCTCATCGATATGCTTCGGGAGCCCGGTGGCGGTTCATTATACGGCTTGGCTCCGAACTTCAATACCTCGGTTGTCTACTATAACGCCGATCTGTTCCGGGAGCATCATATTGACCCGCCGCGCAATCAGATGAGCTGGACAGAATTGCTCGAATTGTCGAGCCGCTTCGCTGGCCTCGGTTCCGGGGACGATCGGATTTATGGTCTCTCGGATGAATACGGCTTTGCCGACGACTTGCTTTTTACGTTGGCAAGGAGCTCATCGTTACGAGTGCTGGACGCGAAGGGGGAGAAGATCAACTTCAATACGGAGAGCTGGAAGGAGGCGTTGGAGGTGACAGCCAACGCAATTCTCGGCCACACGGTCTATACGGTTCCTCTGAAGCCGATCGGTGAAGGCACGATCCTTCATTCGCAGACAGAGCAGTTTTTCCAAGGCAAACTGGCGATGATGATCGGATCGTCCTCGCTCATCGGCGATCTCCGCAATCGATCGAAGGATAAAAACGGAACAGAAGTCAATTGGAGCTTCGTTACGGCGCCCGTCGATCCGGCTGCCCCGGAGGAATCCGGTTTCGCGTACGTGTACGATATTTATGCGATCGCGGCCGATTCTCCGAACACGCGGGCTACCTGGGAATTCGTGAAATATATGAACGGTCCGGAAATGGCGAAGGCCAAGTCCCGTTCCTTCCGGGGCGACCTGCCGACAAGGGTGGACTACATGAAAGAGGTGGACGGCAAAAGCATGGAGCCTTTCTATATGCTGCGGCCTAAGGCATTGAGCGCGCACTTATGGCGGGGGCTCGACCGTGAATTCATGTCCGGCTTCCGTACGAAATTTTCGAATCTGGTCCTCAAGGAATTGAAGGAGATGGTCGAGAACGGGAAGTCCGCGGAGGAAGCTGCGGCCGCGATCGAGATCGAGGGCAACGCGCTCCTCAAGCAGGCGCGGGAAGC
- a CDS encoding ABC transporter substrate-binding protein, translated as MRQKWKAAILLLTVISLLGGCFAEKPVLEELEPERKVKIKVMYHNDESFYRDYGNGFDAIFNEKYPNLEFEFISLIEMYPDIEKNGTSFEEEYLKLIEKNKPDILFFTKTDLFEKMAQEGKLYNLDPIIAQEKFDVDSYMPGLIDMMRHYGDGSLYGLAPSFYTNNLYYNAELFREYQIDPPRNQMSWKEVLELSQRFAGLGSKDKPIYGLTEDFGRVEELLFGIAATSSLRALDPKGEKLAFNTEGWKEAMELVADAVRSRAVFASQEDVRYLQTEPLLRGEVAMVLGSGMFLNQMLEGPMQDDGKKMEWNMVTVPVDPASPDESPFVELNGIYAIAADSANKRAAWEFMKYVNSPEMAKALSRSPHAGLQTRSGFTKEVAGKSTESFYLLRPKAGGGSIWGGSNVNRPDEFRFGFPSLVEKQLYEMIENGKSAEAAAAAIESEGNALLEQARAAQKAKKANAGTK; from the coding sequence TTGAGACAGAAATGGAAGGCAGCCATTCTGCTGCTAACGGTAATCTCTTTGCTGGGAGGCTGTTTTGCCGAGAAGCCGGTGCTCGAAGAGCTGGAACCGGAGCGCAAGGTGAAAATTAAAGTCATGTACCACAACGATGAAAGCTTTTATAGGGATTATGGCAATGGCTTTGATGCGATCTTTAATGAGAAATATCCCAACCTTGAGTTCGAATTCATCAGCCTCATTGAAATGTACCCGGATATCGAGAAGAATGGGACGAGCTTTGAGGAAGAGTATCTCAAGTTGATTGAGAAGAACAAACCGGATATCCTGTTTTTCACCAAAACCGACCTGTTCGAGAAGATGGCGCAGGAAGGCAAGCTGTACAATCTGGACCCGATCATCGCACAGGAGAAATTCGATGTTGACAGTTACATGCCCGGACTTATCGATATGATGCGGCATTATGGGGACGGCTCGCTATACGGCTTGGCTCCGTCCTTTTATACGAACAACCTCTACTATAACGCCGAGCTGTTCCGGGAATATCAGATTGATCCGCCGCGCAATCAGATGAGCTGGAAAGAGGTGCTGGAGTTATCGCAACGCTTCGCCGGCTTGGGCTCCAAGGATAAGCCCATTTATGGGCTGACGGAGGATTTCGGCCGGGTGGAAGAGCTTCTGTTCGGGATAGCGGCGACCTCGTCGCTGCGCGCGCTCGACCCGAAGGGAGAGAAGCTGGCATTTAACACGGAGGGCTGGAAGGAAGCGATGGAGCTGGTGGCCGATGCGGTTCGCAGCAGAGCGGTATTTGCGTCTCAAGAAGACGTGAGATATTTGCAGACTGAGCCGCTTCTCAGGGGTGAAGTCGCGATGGTGCTCGGGTCAGGCATGTTCCTGAATCAAATGTTGGAAGGTCCGATGCAGGATGATGGGAAGAAGATGGAGTGGAACATGGTCACGGTTCCCGTCGATCCGGCATCACCGGACGAATCGCCATTCGTGGAATTGAACGGCATCTATGCAATTGCGGCTGATTCCGCGAACAAGCGGGCGGCGTGGGAATTCATGAAGTACGTGAACAGCCCGGAAATGGCGAAGGCCCTATCCCGCTCTCCGCATGCTGGCCTGCAGACAAGATCCGGCTTCACCAAAGAAGTCGCGGGCAAAAGCACGGAAAGCTTCTACCTGCTGCGGCCGAAGGCCGGGGGCGGTTCAATCTGGGGAGGCTCGAACGTGAACCGGCCGGATGAGTTCAGATTTGGCTTCCCGAGTCTGGTGGAAAAGCAATTGTACGAAATGATCGAGAACGGGAAGTCTGCCGAAGCGGCGGCGGCTGCCATCGAGAGCGAGGGCAACGCGCTCCTCGAGCAGGCGCGGGCGGCGCAGAAGGCGAAGAAGGCGAATGCCGGCACGAAGTAG